Proteins from a genomic interval of Chroococcidiopsis thermalis PCC 7203:
- a CDS encoding DEAD/DEAH box helicase, whose amino-acid sequence MKIIHGTWIPSAEADFIQDGAFYLWVETSTVQKRRNTDRRTHPFQLASADLEAFLTEQLGIASATYSKTNDRISTKYFALPTASDRPLPSPELARYLDDIELENEGFAYWAIACYLVNTSVKTNSYSYSQVSHIIKLLNDIHFLALNNADEIQFGSDLVFWYHYTQAFKEIILKDQYIPALKYCELPATKSKRKQTANRFEIYPAWEIVSEQYDAIVQKYVDYMPAICTVGRATSSDRVEFFTPETLLRHFSEYLLRDIITHTPSTAAFDSLISNSLLQKCFQSNNTPQQSDRALIEYKQWYAWKEKITRTQTATPFDLCFQLQEAPADRVDNWKIDFLVAAKQDPSLKLSLSDYWGMNQRAKKAWFKHLGTDFEADLLLNLGYAARMYSLLWEGLETDRPIGLQLSLTQAFEFLKENAWVLEDAGYKVIVPAWWTPEGRRRAKIRLKTSSRGAKSTTANQGYFSLDSLVQYQYELAIGGEAVTQKEWQQLVNAKTPLVQFRGQWIELDQDKMRQMLEFWQSQAKEQPEMSLLDLMKLAASEDELEVDHDDALATMMAKLQDKSKLEPISDPPQLQGTLREYQKRGVAWLQYLEALGINGCLADDMGLGKSVQVITRIINEKEAIATPPTLLIAPTSVVGNWLREIAKFAPHLQAMVHHGSDRLKDEAEFKATCLNHDVVITSFTLARKDEKLLSSVTWQRIVIDEAQNIKNPKAAQTRAVLKLQAKHRLALTGTPVENRLLDLWSIFNFLNPGYLGKEAQFRKSFEIPIQKDNSKVKSSSLKKLVEPFILRRVKTDKSIINDLPDKVEQNLYCNLTKEQASLYEAVVKDVSKQIEESEGIQRKGLILSTLLKLKQVCNHPAQFLQDSSEFSPERSHKLSRLIEMVEEAIAEGESMLIFSQFKEICDPLEKYLKHNCHYNTYYIHGGTNRNKREEAIAEFQDPETEPSVFILSLKAGGVGITLTKANHVFHFDRWWNPAVEDQATDRAFRIGQKKNVFVHKFVAMGTLEERIDQMIADKKKLSSAIVGNDESWLTELDNEAFKQLIALNKTAILE is encoded by the coding sequence ATGAAAATCATCCACGGTACTTGGATTCCCTCTGCCGAAGCTGATTTCATTCAAGATGGTGCATTTTACCTGTGGGTAGAAACTTCAACTGTCCAAAAACGTCGCAACACCGATCGGCGCACCCATCCTTTTCAATTGGCTTCAGCAGATCTAGAAGCCTTCTTAACTGAGCAATTGGGAATTGCCTCAGCTACTTATAGCAAGACGAACGATCGCATTTCTACTAAATACTTTGCCCTACCAACTGCAAGCGATCGCCCCCTTCCTTCACCAGAATTAGCCAGATATCTTGATGACATCGAGCTAGAAAATGAAGGATTTGCATATTGGGCAATTGCTTGTTACCTAGTTAATACCAGCGTCAAAACAAACAGTTACAGCTATAGTCAAGTCAGTCATATTATTAAACTGCTCAACGACATTCATTTTTTAGCTTTAAATAATGCTGATGAAATTCAATTTGGTTCGGATTTAGTATTTTGGTATCACTACACCCAAGCTTTTAAAGAAATTATCCTCAAAGACCAATATATCCCAGCGCTGAAATATTGCGAACTGCCAGCAACCAAAAGTAAACGCAAACAGACAGCTAATCGATTTGAAATTTATCCAGCTTGGGAAATAGTCTCCGAACAATACGATGCGATCGTCCAAAAATATGTTGATTATATGCCAGCTATCTGCACGGTGGGACGGGCAACTTCGAGCGATCGCGTGGAGTTTTTTACTCCAGAAACTTTGCTGCGACACTTTTCCGAATATCTACTGCGAGACATTATAACTCATACCCCTTCCACGGCTGCATTTGATAGCTTAATCTCTAATTCCTTGCTGCAAAAATGCTTTCAATCTAACAATACTCCCCAACAAAGCGATCGCGCTTTAATAGAATACAAACAGTGGTACGCCTGGAAAGAAAAAATTACCCGTACCCAAACTGCTACCCCTTTTGACCTCTGTTTTCAACTCCAGGAAGCGCCAGCCGATCGCGTAGATAATTGGAAAATTGACTTTTTAGTAGCGGCAAAACAAGACCCTTCTTTAAAGCTATCGCTATCCGATTATTGGGGTATGAACCAAAGAGCTAAAAAAGCTTGGTTTAAACATTTGGGTACGGATTTTGAAGCCGATTTGTTATTGAATTTGGGATACGCAGCAAGAATGTATTCTTTGCTTTGGGAGGGATTAGAAACCGATCGCCCGATTGGGTTACAACTAAGTTTGACACAAGCCTTTGAATTTCTCAAAGAAAACGCCTGGGTATTAGAAGATGCAGGCTACAAAGTTATCGTTCCTGCTTGGTGGACTCCTGAAGGTCGTCGTCGCGCCAAGATTCGTCTCAAAACGTCTTCACGCGGCGCTAAATCGACAACTGCAAACCAGGGATATTTCAGTCTAGACTCTCTAGTACAGTATCAATACGAATTGGCAATTGGCGGTGAGGCTGTCACGCAAAAAGAATGGCAGCAACTTGTTAATGCTAAAACCCCGCTCGTACAATTTCGGGGTCAGTGGATAGAATTAGACCAAGATAAAATGCGGCAAATGTTGGAATTTTGGCAATCTCAAGCTAAAGAACAGCCAGAAATGTCGCTACTCGATTTAATGAAATTAGCAGCATCAGAAGATGAATTAGAAGTTGACCACGATGATGCTTTAGCAACAATGATGGCGAAGTTGCAGGACAAAAGCAAGCTAGAACCAATTTCAGATCCGCCGCAGTTGCAAGGTACTTTACGGGAATATCAAAAACGTGGTGTAGCTTGGCTGCAATATTTAGAAGCTTTAGGGATCAACGGATGTTTAGCTGATGATATGGGACTGGGAAAATCGGTACAAGTGATTACCAGAATCATCAATGAAAAAGAAGCGATTGCTACACCACCAACTTTATTAATTGCACCTACATCAGTCGTAGGAAATTGGCTGCGGGAAATTGCTAAATTTGCACCACATCTACAAGCAATGGTACATCATGGTAGCGATCGCCTCAAAGATGAAGCTGAATTTAAAGCCACCTGCCTCAACCACGATGTGGTAATTACTTCATTTACTCTTGCTCGTAAAGATGAAAAACTTTTAAGTAGTGTAACGTGGCAGCGCATAGTAATAGATGAAGCCCAAAATATCAAAAATCCGAAAGCAGCTCAAACTCGTGCCGTTTTAAAATTACAAGCTAAACATCGACTAGCTTTAACGGGAACGCCTGTAGAAAACCGCTTATTAGATTTATGGTCGATTTTCAATTTTCTCAATCCAGGTTATTTGGGAAAAGAAGCACAATTTCGGAAATCGTTTGAAATCCCAATTCAAAAAGATAATAGTAAAGTCAAATCTAGTAGTTTAAAGAAACTAGTCGAACCGTTTATTTTACGGCGAGTCAAAACTGATAAATCGATTATTAATGATTTACCGGATAAAGTCGAACAAAATTTATATTGTAACTTGACAAAAGAACAAGCTTCGCTCTATGAAGCTGTCGTAAAAGATGTCTCAAAGCAAATTGAAGAATCAGAGGGAATTCAACGCAAAGGGCTAATTCTATCGACTTTATTGAAACTCAAACAAGTCTGCAATCATCCGGCACAGTTTTTACAAGATAGTAGCGAATTTTCTCCAGAGCGATCGCACAAACTTAGCCGTTTAATAGAAATGGTAGAAGAGGCGATTGCTGAAGGAGAAAGTATGTTGATCTTCAGTCAATTTAAAGAAATTTGCGACCCTTTAGAAAAGTATTTGAAGCACAATTGTCATTACAATACTTATTACATTCACGGTGGGACAAACCGTAATAAAAGAGAAGAAGCGATCGCCGAGTTTCAAGACCCTGAAACAGAACCATCGGTATTTATTCTATCTTTAAAAGCGGGAGGAGTGGGAATCACTCTGACTAAAGCCAATCATGTTTTTCACTTCGATCGCTGGTGGAACCCCGCAGTAGAGGATCAGGCGACAGATAGAGCTTTTCGGATCGGTCAAAAGAAGAATGTTTTCGTACATAAATTCGTTGCAATGGGTACGTTAGAAGAACGCATCGACCAAATGATCGCCGATAAGAAAAAGCTATCTTCTGCGATTGTTGGTAATGATGAGTCTTGGCTGACAGAACTCGATAATGAAGCATTTAAACAACTAATTGCATTAAATAAAACTGCAATATTGGAGTAG
- a CDS encoding SWIM zinc finger family protein, with translation MAKFSRTWWGKRFIEALEAFSDSGRLGRGRSYASNGKIIEYKIDGNKITAKVRGSINPYFGVYKEPKYDTKIEITPIDKASWSKAIKYVSSKASFVSKLLMNEVPDSIDSAFADLGLHLLPHSRKDFKTSCSCPDYANPCKHIAGVYYLVASQLDHNPFLLFELRGLSKEELQSELVKSPLGQILSAELTTKETPLVAETSYYTKLEQVPVTEQMHSREFWLGTKRLPSNIEVAEPAIIPAIVVKKQGDYPAFWQKDTSFITVMKELYQRVRTKNKDVM, from the coding sequence GTGGCTAAATTCAGTCGAACTTGGTGGGGAAAACGTTTCATTGAAGCCTTAGAAGCATTCAGCGATTCTGGTAGGCTGGGGCGCGGACGTTCCTATGCTAGCAATGGTAAAATCATTGAATATAAAATTGACGGCAACAAAATTACGGCTAAGGTGAGAGGTTCGATAAATCCCTATTTTGGGGTATATAAAGAACCAAAATACGATACAAAAATCGAAATTACTCCAATTGACAAAGCGAGTTGGTCAAAGGCAATTAAATACGTTTCTTCTAAAGCAAGTTTTGTATCAAAGTTGTTAATGAATGAAGTGCCAGACAGTATTGACTCAGCTTTTGCTGACTTAGGATTGCATTTACTACCGCATAGTAGAAAAGACTTTAAAACGAGCTGTAGTTGTCCCGATTATGCTAACCCTTGCAAACATATTGCAGGTGTTTATTACTTAGTTGCATCTCAACTCGACCATAACCCATTTCTCTTATTTGAATTGAGGGGTTTATCTAAGGAAGAATTGCAGTCAGAACTCGTGAAATCTCCTTTAGGACAAATTTTATCTGCCGAATTAACTACTAAAGAAACTCCTTTAGTAGCAGAAACATCTTACTATACAAAACTCGAACAAGTGCCTGTAACCGAGCAGATGCATTCTAGAGAATTCTGGCTTGGAACTAAGCGCTTACCATCAAATATTGAAGTTGCCGAACCAGCAATTATTCCAGCAATTGTCGTGAAAAAACAGGGGGACTATCCCGCTTTTTGGCAAAAAGATACTTCCTTTATTACGGTGATGAAAGAATTATATCAGCGAGTGAGAACAAAAAACAAAGACGTTATGTAA
- a CDS encoding phosphomannose isomerase type II C-terminal cupin domain, which translates to MSNNGNQAQLDLIESSPHAGQRYWGLVEVIEEGENYRINRIEIKPKHRIKSQIHYHRSEHWVVVSGTAKVNCGDDEKLLHRNESTYVPVATLHSIENPGAIPLILLEIQNGEYMGEDDTERPYDLT; encoded by the coding sequence ATGAGTAACAACGGGAATCAGGCTCAGCTAGATTTAATTGAATCCTCTCCACACGCAGGTCAGAGATATTGGGGTTTGGTTGAGGTAATAGAAGAAGGAGAAAATTATCGAATTAATCGGATTGAAATTAAACCGAAGCACCGCATAAAATCGCAAATTCACTACCATCGCAGCGAACATTGGGTTGTTGTTTCTGGTACGGCTAAAGTTAATTGCGGTGATGATGAGAAGTTACTACATCGCAATGAGTCAACATACGTACCTGTAGCAACGCTACACAGTATTGAAAACCCTGGGGCAATTCCTCTAATTTTACTAGAAATTCAAAATGGCGAATATATGGGTGAAGATGATACCGAACGTCCTTACGATTTGACTTAA